Genomic window (Ictalurus punctatus breed USDA103 chromosome 16, Coco_2.0, whole genome shotgun sequence):
TCAGGGATACGGAGGTGACGGCTGATGAAGTTCAGAAGGTTTActgcaggaggagaaaaaaTTATCTTAATTATACAGGTCTTCTTTAATGCAGATGAAATGATCAAATGCAGTTTTACCTGATTATTATCATCATGCATTTTAGTCATTCATATTGGAAAAATATGGCAAGATTGGATGATATGTCTTGACGGTGGCctaaatgattaaatgattaaagTCCTCCTCAGAAGGCCATGTTCATGAGTTCAGGGGTTGTGATCGTGATGGGTCTTTAAATGGTTTTGATTAGGGGGAGTGAAAACTTGAGAAGAACAGTGGATTGTGTGAGAAAACAtttggcttatttatttatttaacaatagatttattcaatttattctcctgggcagaaaaaaaatatggtcCCAgcacaaaatggcaaaatatttgaatggtcttaacaacaaatcaatgcaagaattaaacaaatagataaagtaacttagcatgggatagcttttccctgtctttctttcttttcttttttttataaatgtatttatttatttttaacttatgttagtttgaattttacatcaaacatggtaatcattatcattatcatgattgATCCAtagcagggcataatcacattCATGGACTCTTTGGACACGTCGATCAGGcttccatgcatgtctttggactgggggaggaaaccggttTACCCTTAGGAAACCCCCGCAGTCTCAGGTGCAGCCTTGTGGTGTGAAATGAACGTTAATTCATTGGTTTTAGACAATTTGTCCGCTTTGATAATGTAATTAAACTGGAAAAAGGCTAATACATACTAAGTTGCTAGCTTGTCAATAAATAACAGTAGCCTGTTAgtgttaaatattgtttttacattttatttacagtctaTAATTgatttaagataagataaactttattgatcccacgcTGGGGAAATTCACTTAGAGATTTGATTAGAGATTTAATTCCTCATATATAGAGTATTTGTTCAGTTGTTTTTATTCTATTGTTTATTACATTGTTTTCCCTCATCTTAAGGCCTCCAGATATTCAGAATGCCCATGATGCAATGGTGGCTTTCAGTGACATCACAGTTCCAGAATGAGTTCTAATTCTATCGTCACTTAGTAACAGCATTTTACAAGCTAGTGGTTTCACTTGTTACATGTTACTGATCACCGTTAAGGTAAAGTACACAGAGACTATTACCTTGTTTTCATTAACTAATTACTCAGATTAGCTTTAATTAGTAATAGTGTTCAGTATAAACTATGTAGTGTAGTTATAGTAGGCTGTACACTTCAACATCGGGCTGTATTTTGAGCTGGTTAGCTCACAGCGCTTAAATAAGCCACGAGCCGTGCCGTGTTTAACTTCAACAGtcctttttgctgttttttttgtttgctgatttcttccgtttttgtgtacatctcatacctgagtaaacacacaagggagtttttaattgataatgtggttatttattgaagcaaaaacgttatccaataccaactggaccttttaaaactcttaataatcAAGCTCCTTCGTATCTTGTGGATCTTCTTAATCCACATTCATCAAACAGGTGTCTAAGATCTcctgataggtttcttttgcatgtccctcgttcccggttaaaaacaaaggggggTGGAGCTTTTGCTGTTGCTGCCCCCCGTCTATGGAATCaactgccactggacatccgccttgcaccttctattactacttttaaaaataCGCTTAAAACACATCTCTTCtaccaggcttttttttttttatcaaatttttaattgtttaaacaaatttttaattgattttttctattgtcttcttttatttggtctaattctgtttctattttactttctgtactctgttcagcactttggtcagcgttgctgtgtgaaacgtgctatacaaataaatttcaCTTGCTTTACttacctgtgtgaaaatgtatttgcccctgtagttttgatatttgcataactttttgcttcaacaaaaataattaaataaataaaaactgtagcgtgtgttcactcaggttgcctttgttttatgttgtatttcgtttaaagatctaaaactatttattaggagatacacacaaaaacagaagaaatcaataaACGCTCAGATTTCTCCTTtgctttttaaaagttttttttttttatgatttagcTAGTAGCAGGAAGTGTGCAGAGTAAAGCAGTGGTGTTGGAGTTTTGGGTATATGTCCCAATATGAGCGAGTTGACATTTCTATGTGGCACTTGAACACAATAACCTGAtctaagtgtttttttttgtttgtttttttttcctgcagcaATGTATTCCAGGACAGTCAAGGAAACGAATGACAAGAAGGAAGATATCGTTCCTGAGCTATCCATAAAGTTTAGGATCTCTAGGATGATGTCTAGGATGATGTCTAGGATCTCTACGATAACGTCTAGGATCTTTAGGATAATGTCTTTCAATGAAGTGGGCCCGGACATTCAGTGGTGTGCAATTCTAGGCTTTTTGACACTAGTCCTTGTGTGTGAGTCATGttccaaaaatgtttaaatcaaGTTCATTAAGGCCATATTCCACACCACTGCAAGAGAAACTCGGCTAACTTTGTATTGCAGTGACACGAATGCAGTGTGTGGAGTGTAGAAGTGTGCGCGTTTCCACGCTTCTGACAgtcttctctgtttctctgcagGCATTTACTACATTCTCTGCCCCAGCATTGCATTCTTATGGGTATGAggataaacacatttttacaccTATACGTTCCTCTAGTGAATGAAAGCCCATTATATGTGGATAAGTGTGACTAACCTGCCTTTGATGTTTTGACTGACAGAACGTCATGACTACCGTGATCAGCGTGATGTCTTCTCACATATCCCATCATGTGGCTGAGCAACACGGCGAATTGAAGAACACCTTTTCTGAAGTGATGAAGTGGACACAGCAGAGGACACGCCGGGTAACGAGAtcaatatttgtaaaaaaaaaaaaaaaaaaaaaaaaaaaaaaaaaaaaaaacgccgaTTCATCACACGCCTAACACACCTTTTTATTGCTGTATGGAGATATGGGGCAAATTTATGGAGATCTGCAGTCcctatttaaaaatgtatattttttaaagaaccaGAGAGTGTGTTCCAATTATAGGGAGCGTGCAGGCATCATGGGAATATGTAGATAGATacgtgtgggtttttttttttttttggatttgcaGAAGAGAAGTCCAGAGAAGTCTGGACTGACCTTCTCAGCATGTTGCTGCAGATCAGGAAAagcgaatgaatgaatgaatgaatgaatgatgtgtCTTTGACCTGACATGAGCTCTGTCTTTGCGCTCCATAGGAAGAGATGGATTTTTTCAGACAGGAGTTTCTGAAACAGGAAGACATGATACAGGTAAGAACGACATCACTGAAGATCACTGTGCTCTTACATTATGTGAAACAATGCCTACAGTTTTCAGATGTATAATGCATGACGTGATCCTCTTCTTACAGTCGCTTAGATCTGATGTGAAAGACCTTCGATTCCTTCTAGAAGATGCCACAAGGAGCATGAAAGAGTTGCAGGTACAGATAGAACTTCATGCTGCACCTAGCACTGGGTCGGAAcaaataacccagcattttttttttaaagtgtgagGAGAAATAAGGATTTGGGTTACTGAGTATGTTTGACCCAAGCTCTTGTTGTTTTTCCTATAGATTCAGATGGCCCGTTTGATAAAGGAGTATTCTGAGAACCAGAAAGACATGGCACAGGTAAGAACaccatcactgaacatcactgAACTATACTCTTACTCTGTGAACATTGTTCAGATGTGAAATATAGGATGTAATCCTCTTCTTACAGCTACTCATGTCTGATGTGCACACGCTGAAACTTTTTAAAGTAGATGCCGCAACCAAACTGACAGATTTACAGGTACGAATAGGGAGGAGATGGAAGAtggaggaattttttttattcatttcaaaaatacatattcatatatgtgtatgtgtgtgtgtctgtctttttcagAAAGAGCTACACATTTTAAAGAACGATGGAACAAGAATGACAGACAAGTCTTCAGATACACAACCTCTCCTCGATCATAACAGATGATGGAGGAGAAATGGCAGgttttataacacacacacacacacacacacacacacacacacacacacacacacacaccatgggcGTAATCACGCATTCTTTGGGGGGTCGTGAcccccccaatgttgaggaaataccaatttgtccccccaatatacagtataaaatattttctatatgtcccccctttaatgaaccctgccaacggatctgtcttttcttcatctattctatttatttacgtctgttcctttttaatatatttccgtttgttaaggaaaatagaTGTGTGTCTCCACTCCAATTGTACACTTGtttgcgcccatactcaacgcaagttcgttgatatattttaacaGCTCAGTCtgaaagaaatggagacagcagccatgcgtagaaaagtgcagcagagcaTACGAGCTTTTTTCCCCAGACataagtaactagatacctaaatagtagatgaccttagcttagtatagaaggcatcataccatggcttggttgttcttaagaacgtcaattaacttttgatatttgcacacacacgaagtaggctaggctaacgtcagttgaagtttttgaccattaacgttgCATTCACTTGCGTATCCTCCCGCCGAGTTCGTTGTGAACCCTCACGTTGTGACGGACTGTTATAAATgtgagtgaaagtgaggaaagttgcacagcatGTTGTTCCTTTACAATACATTTGGGCTAAGGACAACTAAGTGGACCCCCCtaatgtccataccatggttacacCCTtgacacacaccaaacatcacACGCACACAGGTGTAATAGATGATGAATACAAAGACAGATGAATAGATAAAGTCACTGTGTAGTGTTTGACTGAAGTGTGTATTACCTCTGCAGGGAATGCACCAGGAGTCTGAGAAGGGAAAGGTGTTAGGGACATTTGTCTACAACTACGACGGAAATCCCATTCAGACCTTTTTCTTTGAAGCCGTCACCATTTTTTTTCGGCAAGCAATTCATTATACAAAGATATTTCTCCTTTCCCTGAACCCTGAGAATGACcatataactcatttaaaaaaaaaaaaaagaaaatatttaattagATAAATAAAACTAGGTATTAACAGGAactttacacatacacatctaAACACATCACACCATCCAGAAAGATAAACAGTACATTAATACAGGTTTGAAATGCTAAATAAAGATGAATAATGCGACTGTTTCCAGAAATTTCTTTCCGCGCTCAACCCAGTTTGATTTCACCAATATCAATGTGCATGGGTAATCAGAGAAGAAACAGATATAAATTGGGctaatttttttaatctgagGAGTGTTCATAAAAAAAAGGAGCCAGATTAAGAGGCTAGATATTATCATGCTGTTTCGATACAGTGGGACATTTTAGTTTACACAACTGCCTGAAGTGAAAAGTTCGACTAGAGCtgaagtgagagagtgatttGACACTGTGGGGGATTAAtaggaataaataaacacttgtAAAACTGTCGTCATGCTTGAGGTGGTTTAAACATGGCCGCTggtccatcatcatcatcatcaggtaAACAAACCTGTGAAAGAAACATGAGCTTACcatatgtgtaataataataataataataataataataataataaaaaaagctgcAAGCATAATtttcgggggccaagcacccagactcgcCAAGCCACATATTCACAGACATGCTATAATTGTTGCATAAGGAATCACAGAAAAGCAGAGCCATAGGCAAAGGGATTCATGGAAGATTTAGTGAATTTAGACTGGCAAATTCATATTTGCCAGTCTGTTATGGGAGAATGGTTTTGAATATCAGAGCTCCTTTGCCAAGTCTTGTTCAGACAGGTCTCAAtatgatgtgagccaaatttggtgaagattagACAAAATTTGGAGTAGGAGTAACAAAAATGGCAGTGAGATGTAAGCATTTTTAGCATGTAATtataacttttgaccagtaggtaGCATCACCTTCAGATTCGTTGGCCAATTACTGGCAAACTGTTTGGATTATTTTGTGTggcttactctgaagatggtgtgtgccaaatttggtaGGAGGaatagtgaaaataaaaagttgttgaaaaaatccaagatggtgtAAGACAACTAGATGTAAATGTACGTAATGGAGGCTTGTCTCGACTCAGGGAATCCACGGATGCCTGGCTTTTAAATTTTGGGACacacagttcaaaagttatgaccataaatgCACTTCCAAATTAGACCCAAATTTGACCTGATGATGGCGCTAGAGATTTGGCAGCACCCGgtccaaatttggtcagaatgtttcTCAAAACCTCCCGAATCAGTGTGTCAAATTTCACAGCTTTTTACTAGACGGTTCTATGGGATGCCTTAAACACCATAGCCAGAATTTTAAGAAGATGaagaataataaagaaaacTTAGAACAACAGTAAGGTGCCTACACACCTTCAGtacttggccccctaataataagaaaaggtagaataacaatagaGTGCCTATGCACCTTTGATGTTTGACCCCCTCataataaaacacagtaaattATGTATTGAAAGATAAGTACACTCAGTAAAATCAACAGTAAACAATTTTATTTGATAAACAACTACACTCAGAGTAAAGCTGCATTATGATGGCATGTTTTACAGCTTTATGATGTCCACAGTAATTAAGATCATGATAGTCTCACAAGTCAGGCGTCTAGTTTTCAATCTTCAGGTACTAACCATAGACTTTTTCCAACAGCCTGCCAGCAAACATGCCaaattattctgtttatttactAGTAAAAGCAGAAAGGCTCATTATGTTATTGACTAAGAACCCATTATTAACACGATTAACCTCGGAGTAAAAA
Coding sequences:
- the LOC108276768 gene encoding uncharacterized protein LOC108276768 gives rise to the protein MYSRTVKETNDKKEDIVPELSIKFRISRMMSRMMSRISTITSRIFRIMSFNEVGPDIQWCAILGFLTLVLVCIYYILCPSIAFLWNVMTTVISVMSSHISHHVAEQHGELKNTFSEVMKWTQQRTRREEMDFFRQEFLKQEDMIQSLRSDVKDLRFLLEDATRSMKELQIQMARLIKEYSENQKDMAQLLMSDVHTLKLFKVDAATKLTDLQKELHILKNDGTRMTDKSSDTQPLLDHNR